The sequence CTCTTTCGTCACCTATCCAGCAACAAGTACAATTAGTATTGTTCGTCGACTGTGGGTTTGACCTCTTACATTTTTGGCTTGTGAGCACTTAAAAAATTGGAAACAGATCTGCAATGCTCACATAGGTCTGTAGTGAGAGAAACAAAATGCTGCTGGTTGAATCTTGATTCTGACCTCTTATCTTACTAGACGGTCATGTTAATAGTTCAAACACTGTCTGGCTGTTGAATTCAAATGGGACCACAGACTTCCCAGTGTTTTGATATTGAAGAGATTAAAACGCCTCCCAGTTGGAAGCAGTTAATGAATATTCCATAGAGGTCCCTAAGCAGTTAATAATCTTACATAGAGGTCCCTTCTATGCTTTGGTCTCTTGTCACAATGATTATGTTGCTCTGTGTGGCATTCTGGTCCACTGAGATAATGAAAGGCTCTGACATATTTGAACAAAGCGTTGTTTGCCGATAGCAGGATGCATATGCataaatgagaacctgttctcaactagcctacctggttaaataaaggtgaaataaaaaaaataaaaataaaaatatcataTAGTAGACACGCATACCCAGAGAAATATAGTGCAAGGTTCTTTCTCACATAACGTTCATGGTTCATGATTCATGAATTGTCATTTTGACAGCCAGTAGTACAAACCATGCTTCCTTTTGTAGTATTTGATTTTTCCATTCACAACTGTGTATTTGGGAGACTACTAACTGATGACCAACCCCGAGAGAACCATTTTATTAACCTCCTTTTTGCTAGTTTTCCAGAAATCATATCCGGGtaggtataatttgtggaacattccaacaggaatctgttccaaacACTTAGTAAataacaaggttgccaacaaacaacacATACAAAGTCGTATAGCGGCAGAAAAAGATAACAGGTAGGGAGTGGGCTATTTAATTACGTTTTTCACTCACCAcgtttattctgaaaaatgtctgtcgtcactctggtagcctatgaacaaacataaaaaataagctacgtggtgagttgatgcctattcggTAGCTAGTAAGCTAGGTGAATTGATCAGGCTACTTTGTATGCGTTTGTTGACAACCTTGTACTTCACTATGTTTTTgtaacagattcctgttggaatgttccacaaattatacccactcATCCTATCCTGGTTGGAGGTTTATACATTTCCTCCTTATTCCCTCCTAATTACGGGAATCTTCCAACTGTGATTTTGGGAAAGCCAGGGACTTTATTGAAAGAACCCTGAATTTTGCAACCCTGGACGTGACACTGTCATGGTCCTTCTAATCTCCATCAGTCGGGCCCTGTAATGATGAATAACTCTCTTTTGCATCAGCTTAAACTTCCATTGGACTCTGTTTCATGTCACGCAAGGGTTGGATGCCACTCACTGCCGCATGAATGTTATCTCTGCTGTCTGCTACACCTAATGGGAAGCTAAAGGGACAACTCCATTCAGTCCCTTGCATTGTATCAGTTGGTTGGTAGTGTGCCACTTGAAAGTGAATTCAATTGAGAAGTTATTGGGCTTAATGCCCATAAACACACTGTCATAAATCCTGGAGTTGGCTCAGTTactacagtctctctctaaaACTCCACAGTGCCTCTTTCTCAtcgtctctctatatctctcctctatctctcttatTCAGGGGCTGGAGAAATGATGTGTTGATGTCTTGCCCACCTCACTGGAGACGCAAACCTAAATGGCGCAGCATGACTTCACTCCAGCCTGGCTTAACTTTCCCACAGCACCCTCATCAGCCAAGGTACCTTTTGTGTTTGTGATTTTGTactttctgtgtgtttgtgtgtatcccATGTCCAGTGTGGGTATGTGCACAAGAAGAAACACATGTCTTCTGTTCATGTCAGACGCACACCGTACATAACGTGATGGTTGTTGTCCGGAGGATTCGTTAGCCTGAcagtctgtccatgtgtgttAGCCCTCTCAGGTCTATGACAAGTCTTTCCAGTCTCCTGCCAAATGTCTGGACAACCACGGGGATGTGAGTCGCAGACGCCACAACTCATCAGACGACTCAGAGCCTGTCAACGGACGCACTGGCGGTATGGAACTGGGTTAGAACGTCTAATGTTAGCGAGAATGAACCAACCAAGAGCTGGTttcactctgtgtctctgttaACCACTTGCTTGTCTGGCTGTCTACCCATCTAACAAGCTATCCATCCCATGCGTCTGTCTCTGTGCGATAGAGGGACACTATAGCAGGgataatcaactagattcagcgggacaaatgtaaaaaaaaaattaaaaaaatagtggatggtcagggggccggaaaaaaattataaataatttgtagactaaGTTGACCAAGTAGCCAAACAgataaattattatgttttagtcaaatatttaaAAATCTTGCTtccatttgtatacaatcacacATCTCTCTATTATACTTTGGATCATATCCCctgaattaaaatcacttggagctgatttgtcttatgtccaacaacaaaatatatttttttgctcaaCTTAGGGGGCCAAATCAAATCgttgccagttggggaaccctgctctatACTCTGTGGTAAAGCCAAGTTGTATGTTTCACAGGAATCTTCTCTAGGAAGGAGGGGAACGGATGGGGGGTCCGGAACGGCAGCGAGGGCTCCAGCTCACGCCCTCCCCTCCAGCGTGGCGGGCCCTCTCCTCGCTCCAAGAGCAAAGGCCTGCCCGAGGGCCAGCAAGGCCACAGGGACGATGGGGACAGACGCAAACAGTTTGAAGCTGAGGACTTTGTGAGTGGTGTAGTGAGGAAGCCCTATGAAGCTGTGACCCACCCTATGAAATAgtcctataaaaaaaaaaaacaatgtttGAGGTTATCACCCAATCTCACACAAGTATCACCCAAGCCATTACATATTGGTTTGACTCTCCCAACTCCCCTTTAGGAAACACTCCTCAATCTGTCTCCCCTAATTCCACATCTAGTATTTAACATTGTTAGTGTCTTCCAAAACACATGGATAGGGAATTTTGTCATATTATTTAAAGAACTTTGTTTTTGCCACGTGTCAGATTTATCCTCCACAACTTGCTTGTGTTGTAAGATGCCTGCTGTTCTTCTTTCAGCCATCACTCCATCCTGATGCGGACCGAGACAACCGTGACAAAGCTGTTGCCACTGGAGTATGGGGTGAGCTCCCAATCTGTTCTCTCTATTCCCCAACTTGATTTGACTTTGATGCAGTTGTCTCTTTTGGTTGCCCATTTGGACAAAATAGGATAATAcatatttaaagctgcaatatgtaactttttgtgcAACGCTGACCAAATTCAcagagaaatgtgagttatagctctgtcattctcattgaaagcaagtctaagaagcagtagatatgttctatgtgagCAATTTCTATGCTTTCTGTTCTTAAGTTCTGTTTTTGCATATTTTACTTTtcgttttgtacaccagctgaaaatacaatattttcagTTTTTAAAAAGATATTCACAGCAGTTTTTAGATGGTAGAATGATTCTCTAAACtcgactgcttgttttgtcacacaaactgaaatttgacaaactattagaattttagcaaccggGAAATGGCGGAGCGTTTTTTAAAggcatattgcagctttaattaaTCTATTACGATAACTGTACCTTTTTTTGTAGTGAGGCTTTTACATTTTGCAGTAAATTGAAAAGCTGTGCTATTTCGTCCTGCTCTGTTTATTTAGAACACCCACCCAACCCTCAATCCAGGGGCTCGAAAATGATGGTGATCAAGCGTTTCTCCAGGGAGCAACACACACCAGCACAGACATGCACGTCcacacctcaacaacaacaacaagcccCTTCCCGCAATGGCACTGGCCCCTCCCTCTACAAGGGCCCCATCCCCATAACTGTCAGTCTTCCAGTCAAGGTGAGATTGTCATGTCGTGGTTGCGGTTTCATTTTCGGTTGGCTTTGTAAAAAGCAGATGCACACAGTTTTATAGTATTGATTGAAGAAACAAATTAACCAATGAttgatatgtttttattttttataaattaatgCTTGATATTTGGTTTGGTTTATATTGACTGATTTATTGATTGATATAGGCTAGAGGGAAGGAATGATTGTTAGGAATGTACATTGGAATGATTGACTTAATTGTTGTGTTTCCCAGGCGAGTCGCTCCAGCTCGTCGTCCCCGGTGGACAAGGGCAGTCAGCCGCGGCTCATGATGCGTCTGACACGCATGACACGCTCAAACCGCAAGAGCACCTTCCTCAAAGCCCTCAAAAAGGACATGGTGGACGAGGAGGACCTCTATCACCACTGCAAGGTGTGTGTTACCCAAAGAGAGAAACAACTTTTACCCCTCAAGAAATGTACAGAGAAGTGTTTGAAGGTGTATCAGTCACTGACATCACTTTGAATGGCCATCATACAAAGAAGTGGCTGTTGTAACACCCTTAAACTCCCGTCATAACGTTGTCTTTCATGCCTTTACACTTTCATGATGACAGACGGTCGCCTGCCCGTCATCCTATCGTGTTTAAATAGTTATTTCAATGAAGTTGTGTGATATGACACAGCCTTGACCTTCGCTCTCTCACCCCTCAGCACGACGATGGTTTCCATCCGCAGAACAGCAACGTGGGCTGCGGGGACGAGAACCGTAACCGTTGCGAGCGAAGTGTCTCGCAGGAGAACGGCAACACAACCACACTAACAATGAGGCAGCAAGTGCTGCGCTCCTCCACCTTCCCCCAGCAGGAGGTGCTATCCAGCTCTTTGGAGGCAGAGCACAGGTAAACACTGGACCGTTCTGACAACAGTTGGGTTTGTGCTATCCGgattccttgggacgtccctaccctaaaccttaaccctaatcattttaaatgtcaacttcaatacGGTGATGTCAGAGTTGGATGTCCAAAAGTTTGTGAATCTGAAGCAACCAGATgttattaaagggatacttcactTAAATTACAAAATGGCattttggtttccttaccctgtaagcagtctatggacaatgtatgacagcaatccatgctttggtttagtttccacATGCTAAGGTTTTAACATTTTGTGGTCATGGAACCGGTATTAGCATTTTGTCTCAAATAGATTTTGATGCTCAATTAAGTAATTTACTGCACACATCACACATATCTGGTCCCTTCATATCTGCAAATGCTGAAGTGGTCGGGGCTAGTAGGCAGGGCCTAAAATAAACACCCGCCAGCTGCCAAATGCGGGTAGATTTTTGTGTTGGCGggtaagatgtctatttcaccagccacgttggAGGGTGGTCAGGGCTCCACAGTGCCAGCATTTCACTCGCATTTGTGAATACAAATAGTGAAGTAAAACAAATGCTGaagtagctgttttcaaagtatttcagACATTTTGTTTCAAACCTGGTAAATTAATCACACAAAGTAATAGAACTATGAATCCTATAGCCTATCCCACCTCACGCAGAaacactgggctgtacgcacGTGAAGTGTTGCGCACAGGCATaagttggtctaatttacttgaAATGGAAGTTTATTGAGACTGTCTTTGTTTCTTGGCTATTTaaattgttttgttcacaagccaggttgtttttcaacagctgttagggaagagaagacaacatggcTACTAGTCACACTCTCAAGCTCAGGCACGAGTCGTTTTTTCACAATAACCTCCCGCCCTTAAAGGGGCAGGTGAAAATGTTTCATAATTTTGGTTAAAAGAAAATGAATTGAAATTAAacaatataccacattacttcttaatagtaatacatttagatttttagaaacattacaaagcatgcttatgtcttttctgttttattggTGTAATTCtggcacaacaacaacaaacatttgGCTGGTCAAATATCTTGAGTGGCTggtagatttttatttttatttttttaatttcctTCCACAGTGGCTGGTAGACCCAAAAAAGTTTTAGGCACTGCTAGTAGGATTGTTGTGGAGGAGCAACCGAGTAAGTGGGTGTGGTAAAATATGCTTCCCTTTTAGTCTGGCTCATAATTGGAGAGGCACAATTGATAGAAAATAGAAATCCTAAAAGTGAATTTCTTCCCTCCCCAGGTTATTGAAAGAGATGGGTTGGCAGGAGGAGAGTGAGAACGACGAGACGTGTGCCCCTCTGACGGAGGATGAGATGAGGGAGTTCCAGGCCATCAGTGAACAGGTAGTTAGTTACTCCTCCATCCATTCATACTGCAGtattctccaccccctcccttAGAGTAGTGTTCTGTTACTACACTTTTGTTCCAGTCTGTCATAAAACACTCATTACTCTGTCACATTTGATGTGCCCTTGTCAAACAAATCATTATAGTTTACAATAACCATACTTagttgtagtcggaagtttacatacactatagccaaatacatttaaactcagttaacaattcctgacatttaatcctagtaaattccctgtcttaggtcagttaggatcaccactttatttaaaaaatgtgaaatgtcagaataatagtagagaattatttcagcttttattactttcatcacattcctagtgggtcagaagtttacatacactcaattagtatttggtagcattgcctttaaattgtgtaacttgggtcaaacgttttgggtagccttccacaagcttcccacaataagttgggtgaattttggcccattcctcgtgtaactgagtcaggtttgtaggcctccttgctcgcacacgctttttcagttctgcccagaaattttctataggattgagggcagggctttgtgatggccactcccaataccttgactttattgtccttaagccattttgccacaactttggaagtatgcttggggacattgtccatttggaagacccatttgcgaccaagcttcaacttcctgactgatgtcttgagatgttgcttcaatatatccacataatttaaatgcaccagtccctcctgcagcaaagcacccccacaacatgatgctgccaccccgtgcttcacagttgggatggtgttcttcaagcatccccctttttcctccaaacataatgatggtcattatggccaaacagttctatttttgtttcatcagaccagaggacatttctccaaaaagcacgatctttgtccccatgtgcagttgcaaaccgtagtctggcttttttatgtcggttttggagcagtggcttcttccttgctgagtggcctttcaggttatgtcgatataggacgtgttttactgtggatatagatacttttgtacctgttttctccagcatcttcacaaggtcctttgcacttttcgcaccaaagtacgttcatctctaggagaccgaatgggtctccttcctgagtgctatgacggctgcgtggtcccatggtgtttatacttgcgtactattattaaaacaagttttaatgacgccaacctatgtatgtaaacttccgacttcaactgtacatttctagAAATTCACTGCCTTTCACGCCTGGTCGCCCACACGGTCACAAAcaaccacacccacactaactCACCACCACAACACAAACACCACCACACTCTCACTCCAGCTCTCTGTAGGCTTCTTGACAGCCATTTTAAGTTAATTACTTCTGAAATCAGTCCCTCACCCCGCCCAATTGTTTTCTTCCCTCCAGCTGCGGAAGAATGGTCTGAGGAGAAACAGCTTCCTGAAGAACGGCCCTCCCATCGACTCCCTGGCCGTGTGGAAGACCAGCAACCTCAAAATGGCCACCGACACCACGGAGGAGACGGAGACCAGCAGCAGCGACACCTCGGACGACGATGCCTAAAAACAGCCTTCATCAATAATCCTATTCACTGCTACCACACCTAACCCACTCTCACCAGAGGAAAGAGACATTTCCCCCCTGATGCAGAGCGGGCAATTCAGACGTCCTCCCACCATTTCATTTCACAGGCCCCCTTCAAGACATGGACAGATGTTCCGAATGGACTTGAGAAAGAACACTGCTTTATGGCTTCGTAGCAAGGCTCCTATTTGTTGGGGCCGGGGGGGGTGGAGATTTCAATGTTGGACTAAATGTTTGTTCCATCACTGAAAAGATTGATACTATGTACCGTATGATGAATGTGGAAAAAAAGGTCCGTTCTGGAGGCTATTGAATAAAATGATTGCAATTCAGTGTATTTGTCTGATGGAGGTTGTTCAGGTACATGTCATACACCTGTCCTGAGTGTCAAAATACTGTAGGTTACCTacatccccatactgtaggtaACTGACTTTGGAAGTAAAAAGGGTGACATCATGAGCAAAGATGACAAATTACAGGAGAACCTATTGCCATATCTTTTTACTTTCAACCAAATCCCTGTTGAACCCAACTATTGACGGCTAATTTCAGATGTTTGGAAGAAATGGCTAGCTCAACCAACCCCACCCGCTTTTCACTCTTAACGCCTCATTCACAATTTAATTGTGTAGTCTGTTACATTACGCTGGAAGTGAATTATTTCAATGGTGCACATTCTGCACCGGCGTTGCATGCATATCATTTTTTTGCAAACAGTCCGTCCAGGGTCTGACAATAAAACAGGAAGTTACCAAACCACCAAAGATCATATTTTTATAAGCCCTTTACTGATGTTGGTTGCCAGGAAGAGGCCAAATGTGGGCAGGAAGCCAGCTCTGCATCAGTACTTATAGATCATGTCTACCACAGACCTCACATCCTTATGTTTCACACAGCCAGTAAGGTTCCCTACTAAACCCCTCTTCACTCTAAGTGCACTTGATAATATAACCGTAtagaccagggttccccaactggtgtcCTGCAGGCCGAAgcaggtgattttatttggccccccaagttttctgaacaACATTTTTTCATATATATAAAACACTTTATTTTCTTGTTGGACATTGGACAACACCGGCGAaccagctccaagtgattttaattttggaaatctgttacaAAGTATTCTGACCCATAATAGCGATACTGTATATGTGATCATATACATTTCTAAGCAAGGTTAGATAATATTTGACTCAAATAATATTTTCCGTTTGGGCTACTTGCGGTCAATGTGCAGTCAAAATAATTTGTAATTAATTCgctggccccctgaccatccactcaagaaaaatAATCGTCctatggctgaatctagttgatgattccTGTTCTATAACATATGATTCTTTCTCTGTGATTTGTCCTGCAGAATGAATGTTTGCATGTGAATCTTATTGTAATACGTTTTGTGTTTTCATATTTATGTTCTAGTAAGTAGTAAAAAATGTAAGCGTAAAAAGACCATCTTCGGACGCGTTCCAGGCCGACTACATTGCAGACGTTGCATTGCATCAATGGTCGTCTGCGATGTAGCCAGCCTGTAACGTGCCCCCTGTCGTATTTTCCCCTTAGGTGGTTACTGGCTCCAAAAGTGGCAACGTCAACCTGTCAATAGGTAAAACGGGTGGCGGCAGCGTCCCCCCGGGGAGTGATGCACCCTGGGAAACACCTCTGAGATGTGAGATTAGTGAGCTGTTCCAATTAGATCTGCTTCAGATATGAATCAGAACAGGTGACTATGTCTGTACCCAGTTTCGCACTCGTGGTTGGACTTCTAACGTTTGGGCCGATTGGTGTCCAGGAAAGCCTCATAGGTGAATACGGATGATCTTTGGATGCGTGAGCTGCATTTTAATGCTTGTTAGTGTAAGAGCGAAGTGGAATGAGTCATTGAACGTTACATATTTGTTTGCTTTCTATATAGAAAGGAACTTGCTGACCTCAAAATAAGGTGTTTTTAACTGTAACATTTCAGTCTACAAAACATTTAAACACGCCTTAGATTTGTGGGGAATGTGTGTGATAGAAATGTTGCGCCTTGATGTGTGTGGAATCAATAGAAAACTGGAGTGACGAATTTGAGAAGGATTGCAATTATCTAAAAGCTATTTTTTTTGGTATCTGTTTGAATGTTAACGTCAACTAAGCCTCATAATAGGATGCATCAACCAGATACCTGTTTTTCAGGTTCAAgcctttttttaaagaaaaaagaaaaaaaactctgCATTGTTCGGGAAAGAGCTCGTTAGTAattctacacctgttctattcgacTCATGTGAcatatacaatttgatttgatgtgcacAGGCAGCATTCCTATCCAATAACATAACAATTCAATTAATgcaggtgtaaccgatgtgaaatggctagctagttagcggggtgcgcgctaatagcgtttcaatcggtgacgtcactcgctctgagaccttgaagttgTTGTTCCCGCTGCCTTTGTGGAGCGattggtaacgatgcttcgagggtggctgtggtcgatgtgtgcagagggtccctggttcgagcccaggtaggggtgaggagagggactgaAGCTAAACTGTTAAACAGGCAATAATTTGTTGCATTAGATTCCCTAATAGTATAATTTGTACGTATTATGATGTTCTGTACTTGTATTCAGTGCAGCAGAAATATCAAATGCAAACTACTGTCTTTCAGGATTTGAAAAACATTGCTTTTATCTGCTGTTGCTTTACCTGTTATCTGCTCACAATGCTCAGGCTACCTGCTGTCTATACTGTTAGAATGCTCATATACTGTTACGCTCAGGACAGTATGTTAATTAGTGACTCCAGTGGATATTGTTGAGTCAGATATTCCCCTGGAAGTGAACATAAATAGCCCACAGTCAGTCAGACTCACCATTTCCATACAGGATTTAcccagtgttttacccaaaaggcgcagacttttctgtttccatctactCGTGCCGGTACCGgtgtctcactgggccatggctccggtgtctcactgggccatggctccggtgtctcactgggccatggctcCGGCCGGCCCTGCTCTCACCTGGGGACCACGCCTggccactggtacttttcagctGGAATTTACATAATaatggctaactgtgaactttaacaccttaaagaaggatttttaagccttgagataattgagacatggattgtgtatgtgtgccattcagaaggtgaatgggcaagacaaacggtttaagtgcctttgaatggggtttggtagtaggtgccaggcacaccggtttgagtgtgtcaagaactgcaactctgcttggtttttcacgctcaacagcttcctgtgtgtatcaagaatggtccaccacccaatggacatccagacaagttgacacaactgtgggaagcattggagtcaacatgggccagcatccctgtggagcgctttcaacaccttgtatagTTATTGCCTGATATATTGAGGCTGTTCTcggggcaaaagggggtgcaactcaatattaggaaggtgtcttaattttttgtacactcactctacattaacatataatttATATAATTATCTAAATTATATATGCCGATTAATATTCCAATTTATTTTCTCATGTCTCCATTGAATCCTTTGTGCATCATCGTATTGTTTATATTTCTCTCTACTGTTCTTTTGTGATTAATCAAGTCACTCTGAAGGTGGCGGTGACATATGGCCCTGACGTCACAGTCACATGGGACGGCGGTGGTGGCTTGATTACCCAGTGTGCACTGCTCGTGGCTGTGGAGTGGGCGCAGGAGGTGGACATCTTTCTTCTGCCAAGGTGCAGGTTTAAAGAGCACTTGATCAGCAGTAGATGATTAAACAATGGTGAATTTCAGATGCAGTAGTTTTTCTATGTGTTTTAACCACCATTTTGATCAAAGCCCTTTTCACATCACTAGTTCTCACAAAGTGTTTTTACAGTTTTTAATCTGCCTTATCAATTGACATGTTTATGATTTAGGGAGGTTAGGGACAGCAACTATAGGGCTATACATGCATTATTACTGTTTTGTGTATGAACATTAGGCTTATGTATAACATTTATACTTCTGTGTTCCCCTCTTAACAATTCGATTAACCATTTGATCAGTCATGttaacatttcaaaatgtttgCCTGTGATTATAATCAAATGAAAATGCTATTACTTGTTGTTTATTCTCAGCTCGGGCTCCTTCCTTTTTCTGAACCTTACTGAGGAGGTGACCCACTCATTCCAATGTACCTGCTTTGACCAATCAGAGGGAGTCTACAAGTCACAGAGCATCAGTGTTGTACCTGGTGAGTGACCTTGTGATGAGAATCAGTCAACACTAGATGGGGATACTCAGTACTTTTATTGCTCCAAATATATTCTAAGTACTGTCAGCACTTTTTCAATCTATTTTCTTATTATAGCTCAATATATTGATCTATCACTCAATTTGGACAGTGTGATCTAGCATGTCAGTGTTGGCTTTGCAGTAACTTCCAAGGCCGACGGTATGGGGATGTGTGATGTGTGGGTCCAATCTTCCACTACTACCATTTGTCATGTTGTACTTCAGGTTCACCAACTACCCCTCCACCATCAACCACCAACCAGGTGACCATGCTGGAAAGTCATGCAAATCAGAA is a genomic window of Salvelinus alpinus chromosome 18, SLU_Salpinus.1, whole genome shotgun sequence containing:
- the LOC139544331 gene encoding vasculin-like, which produces MAQHDFTPAWLNFPTAPSSAKPSQVYDKSFQSPAKCLDNHGDVSRRRHNSSDDSEPVNGRTGGIFSRKEGNGWGVRNGSEGSSSRPPLQRGGPSPRSKSKGLPEGQQGHRDDGDRRKQFEAEDFPSLHPDADRDNRDKAVATGVWEHPPNPQSRGSKMMVIKRFSREQHTPAQTCTSTPQQQQQAPSRNGTGPSLYKGPIPITVSLPVKASRSSSSSPVDKGSQPRLMMRLTRMTRSNRKSTFLKALKKDMVDEEDLYHHCKHDDGFHPQNSNVGCGDENRNRCERSVSQENGNTTTLTMRQQVLRSSTFPQQEVLSSSLEAEHRLLKEMGWQEESENDETCAPLTEDEMREFQAISEQLRKNGLRRNSFLKNGPPIDSLAVWKTSNLKMATDTTEETETSSSDTSDDDA